The following are from one region of the Jatrophihabitans telluris genome:
- a CDS encoding HAD family hydrolase, with protein sequence MSSTLLPGVRAVSFDGDGTLWDLRAAMSAALSQTSSHIADRYGLTVAADALARMRDEVARDPDYRSATMEVIRGESFRRCMQRAGLTEGRGPQEVLEFFLEARFTATAPYPEVPEVLSALSQHIPLAYITNGNTILERVGLAGYFKVAIVGQEIGVRKPDPRIYLRACAELDLAPHEVLHVGDDPVEDWAAARQAGLRAVLLDRAGGSDNPSDLSFLLDRIWISGH encoded by the coding sequence GTGTCGTCGACCCTCCTCCCTGGCGTCCGCGCGGTCTCTTTCGACGGCGACGGCACGCTGTGGGATCTGCGCGCTGCGATGAGCGCGGCGCTGAGCCAAACCTCAAGCCATATCGCAGACCGCTACGGCCTGACTGTTGCGGCGGACGCGCTGGCTCGCATGCGGGACGAGGTCGCGCGGGATCCGGACTACCGAAGCGCAACCATGGAAGTCATCCGCGGTGAATCGTTCAGGCGGTGCATGCAGCGCGCGGGCCTGACCGAGGGTCGAGGACCGCAGGAGGTGTTGGAGTTCTTCCTGGAGGCACGCTTTACCGCCACCGCGCCGTACCCAGAGGTACCGGAAGTCCTTTCTGCGCTTTCACAACACATCCCGTTGGCGTACATAACCAACGGCAACACAATCCTCGAACGAGTCGGACTCGCTGGCTACTTCAAGGTCGCGATCGTTGGACAGGAGATCGGCGTTCGCAAGCCGGACCCGCGGATCTACCTGCGAGCGTGCGCTGAGCTCGACCTGGCCCCGCACGAGGTCCTTCACGTGGGCGATGACCCCGTCGAGGATTGGGCGGCGGCTCGCCAAGCAGGGCTGCGGGCAGTCCTGCTGGATCGTGCCGGCGGCTCTGACAACCCGAGTGATCTCTCCTTC
- a CDS encoding AAA family ATPase yields MEASQPIGREDDVAAILAALAADACVVVEGEPGIGKTSVLRSALEQCRLRLAWSVTCHEAERDLGLAVLADLLDSMPSSAYASLSSELRRVADIVLFRDAPAGDPVDSRALGEVTLAALRAVSEDEPVVVAVDDLQWCDRSSLKALAFALRRIEQREVSVLATRRPAHEAPMPNEALFVLGPLAGEPLRALIRRSASGPLPPGAVEDIVRRSGGNPFYAVELAHDRARPDGADRRVSSLSALLSRQIAAVPVEEQPALRYLAVCGEAGSDEMDPDGLPYSLGARLVAARDGRLAFRHPLLASAALEQATAVQLRSAHDRAARVARDPVERALHRARSGIGSEKVGSELDAATDLALARGDLDGARTLAQLAVEHGRTEGRLVTLAELEAELGATATAATLARELLASATTAPARNRALRILAWSQDNAAVADELLAEAAELSGLSQELRLATRAQRAHVHRIMTQPREAQLDLEAILDEAREGTPTWATAAAHECVNRRLLGRSVDGDRLSRAVEIDRTLGCDWPSLALSDAAVIAYFDDRHDEARQLMAEAESLALRNGGFPSTGVYTAALDRRTGQLASAEAKLLRFLDRKAGVDRTPALLELAHVNAWQGRSDEAQTRVREAFALQGSLPPRDPARGEFIAGFVHVLDGRPHEGWDHLCRAVDHLRVRGIAEPSFVPALPAAVEVAAACGKLSEAASLLDQLENQSHALCSRWGLAAAEAGHGYLAGARGETDDAERHFASAIHLFEELRLPLEAGRVQLALGSLLRRTRRRRQAQELLQRVIGTFTSCGASGLAVQAEQELARTGVLGRAASTALTPSERLVAELAARGMRNTDVAVQMHLSVKTVEAHLGRVYRKLQVRNRTELAGRLASPDWQQPGS; encoded by the coding sequence ATGGAGGCCAGCCAGCCGATCGGCCGGGAGGACGACGTCGCGGCCATCCTCGCCGCGCTAGCTGCCGACGCCTGCGTCGTTGTGGAGGGCGAGCCTGGGATCGGTAAGACGTCGGTGCTGCGGAGCGCGCTGGAACAGTGCCGGCTACGCCTGGCGTGGTCGGTTACGTGCCACGAGGCTGAGCGAGACCTCGGTCTCGCCGTGCTGGCCGATCTGCTCGATTCCATGCCATCGAGCGCCTATGCGTCCCTTTCTTCGGAGTTGCGGCGCGTCGCCGATATCGTTCTTTTCCGTGACGCTCCTGCCGGGGACCCGGTTGACTCACGCGCGCTCGGCGAAGTGACGCTGGCAGCGTTGCGAGCCGTCTCCGAGGACGAGCCCGTTGTTGTCGCGGTGGACGACCTGCAGTGGTGTGATCGCAGCTCTCTCAAGGCGCTCGCATTCGCGCTGCGGCGTATCGAACAGCGGGAAGTGAGCGTCCTCGCCACGCGTCGGCCGGCGCACGAGGCCCCCATGCCGAACGAAGCGCTGTTCGTGCTCGGCCCGCTAGCCGGCGAGCCGTTGCGAGCTTTGATTCGCCGATCCGCCTCCGGGCCGCTTCCGCCCGGAGCTGTCGAGGACATCGTGCGGCGCAGTGGCGGTAACCCTTTCTACGCTGTGGAACTGGCACATGACCGTGCCCGCCCGGACGGGGCCGACCGTCGAGTGTCCTCGCTGAGCGCATTGCTCTCCAGACAGATTGCGGCCGTCCCGGTGGAGGAACAGCCGGCTTTGCGCTATCTCGCGGTATGCGGAGAAGCGGGTTCGGATGAAATGGACCCCGACGGCCTTCCCTATTCGCTGGGGGCACGCCTGGTCGCCGCACGCGATGGACGACTCGCCTTTCGCCATCCGCTGCTGGCCAGCGCTGCACTCGAACAGGCAACGGCGGTGCAACTGCGGTCGGCGCATGACCGCGCAGCGCGGGTAGCGAGGGACCCCGTGGAGCGTGCGCTGCACCGCGCACGTTCCGGAATCGGGTCCGAGAAGGTTGGATCCGAACTCGACGCCGCCACGGATCTGGCGCTCGCCCGCGGTGATCTGGACGGGGCGCGCACGCTAGCGCAACTTGCGGTGGAACATGGCCGGACGGAGGGACGGCTCGTGACGCTCGCCGAGCTGGAGGCCGAGCTCGGTGCGACGGCGACCGCGGCGACGCTCGCACGGGAGTTGTTAGCCTCCGCGACGACCGCACCCGCACGTAACCGTGCGTTGCGGATTCTTGCCTGGTCGCAGGACAACGCGGCTGTTGCCGATGAACTGCTCGCCGAGGCCGCCGAGCTGTCCGGATTGTCGCAGGAGCTGCGACTGGCCACACGGGCGCAACGCGCACACGTCCACCGCATCATGACCCAGCCGCGAGAGGCACAACTCGACCTTGAAGCCATCCTCGACGAGGCACGCGAGGGAACCCCGACCTGGGCGACTGCCGCGGCGCACGAGTGCGTGAATCGGCGCCTGCTCGGCCGCTCGGTCGACGGGGATCGGCTGTCCCGCGCGGTGGAGATCGACCGCACGCTCGGCTGCGACTGGCCGAGCCTGGCGCTCAGTGATGCGGCAGTGATCGCCTATTTCGACGACAGGCACGACGAAGCGCGGCAGCTCATGGCCGAGGCGGAGAGCCTCGCCCTCCGCAACGGTGGGTTCCCTTCTACTGGCGTTTACACGGCGGCATTGGACCGGCGCACTGGACAGTTGGCCTCGGCCGAAGCCAAGCTGCTCAGATTCCTCGACCGAAAGGCGGGCGTCGACCGAACTCCGGCTCTGCTCGAGTTAGCTCACGTCAATGCCTGGCAGGGACGCAGCGACGAAGCCCAAACGCGAGTCCGGGAGGCCTTTGCGCTTCAAGGTTCGCTCCCTCCCCGCGACCCGGCCCGGGGCGAATTCATCGCCGGTTTCGTTCACGTCCTCGACGGACGTCCCCACGAGGGCTGGGACCACCTTTGTCGAGCAGTCGACCACCTGCGCGTACGCGGGATCGCCGAACCCTCCTTCGTCCCTGCTCTGCCGGCTGCAGTGGAGGTCGCCGCTGCCTGCGGCAAGCTGTCCGAGGCCGCGTCGCTACTCGACCAGCTCGAGAATCAGTCACACGCCTTGTGTAGCCGGTGGGGCCTCGCGGCCGCCGAAGCCGGACACGGATACCTTGCCGGTGCGCGAGGCGAGACCGACGACGCCGAACGACATTTCGCTTCTGCCATCCACCTCTTCGAGGAGCTGCGCCTCCCGCTCGAAGCCGGGCGTGTCCAGTTGGCCCTGGGCAGCTTGCTCCGGCGGACCCGTCGGCGACGCCAAGCGCAGGAGCTCCTGCAACGCGTGATCGGCACGTTCACCTCCTGCGGCGCGAGTGGTCTCGCTGTACAAGCAGAACAGGAACTTGCTCGTACTGGAGTCCTCGGACGAGCCGCCTCGACCGCACTAACGCCATCGGAACGGCTAGTTGCCGAACTGGCCGCACGCGGAATGCGAAACACAGACGTTGCGGTTCAGATGCATCTATCGGTGAAGACCGTCGAAGCCCATCTCGGCCGCGTCTATCGCAAGCTGCAGGTCCGCAACCGAACCGAACTCGCGGGACGCCTCGCTTCGCCGGACTGGCAGCAACCCGGCTCGTAG
- a CDS encoding GNAT family N-acetyltransferase, whose amino-acid sequence MSRARECQPTLNGTNVIIRPWHIDDADAVYAACQDSAIQRWTTVPSPYGRSDAIDYVTSIAASAWMDGGGIFAIVVAATGRVAGSIGAHRMAAGVAHIGYWSVPDLRGNGFVTEALRIVTRWFLIERRGARVELVVEPANGASTRVAERAGFTFEGILRQWMDLRGRRIDVAMYSFIPTDIGGALRDSHS is encoded by the coding sequence ATGAGCCGTGCCCGGGAGTGCCAGCCGACTTTGAATGGCACGAACGTCATTATCCGCCCGTGGCACATCGATGACGCGGACGCGGTATACGCGGCTTGCCAGGACAGTGCCATTCAACGATGGACAACGGTCCCCTCCCCCTACGGCCGCTCCGACGCGATCGACTACGTCACGAGCATCGCCGCGTCAGCGTGGATGGACGGCGGCGGCATATTTGCAATCGTCGTCGCGGCGACCGGCCGTGTGGCCGGAAGCATCGGAGCACACCGGATGGCTGCGGGCGTCGCCCACATCGGTTACTGGTCAGTTCCGGATCTCAGAGGCAACGGATTCGTGACTGAGGCACTGCGGATCGTGACGAGATGGTTCCTCATCGAGCGGCGAGGGGCCCGCGTCGAACTCGTCGTCGAGCCGGCCAACGGGGCATCCACCCGCGTCGCCGAACGCGCTGGATTCACGTTCGAAGGAATTCTCCGACAGTGGATGGACCTTCGGGGGCGCCGCATCGACGTGGCGATGTATTCGTTCATCCCAACTGACATCGGCGGAGCACTGAGGGACTCACACTCCTGA
- a CDS encoding IS3 family transposase (programmed frameshift), which yields MATRKRHSPEQVVRKLATADRLLAEGKDLAAVCRELGVSEATYHRWRNQFGGLKADDAKRLKDVERENSTLKRLLADAELEEAALKEIAKGKLLSPERRRAAVHHLMKVLNVSERFACRVVGHHRATQRRDPASTTPGDPDAALRAWLREWAKDHPRRGFRNACADARGEGWNVNHKKIQRLWRDEGLRVPQRRRRKRLGTSTAADRPTADAPNRVWAVDFQFDATTDGRPIKLVSIIDEHTRECLGGLVQRSITGDRPIDELDRLATARGYPTVLRCDNGPELACDAMADWAGERVGLSFIPPGEPWRNGYVESFNSRVRDECLNINSFWSLAQARVVITDWKDDYNHRRRHSSLGYQAPAVYAAACTDR from the exons ATGGCGACGAGGAAGCGGCATTCACCGGAGCAGGTCGTGCGGAAGTTGGCGACGGCGGATCGGCTGTTGGCCGAGGGCAAGGATCTGGCCGCGGTGTGCCGCGAGCTCGGGGTGTCCGAGGCGACCTATCACCGGTGGCGCAACCAGTTCGGTGGGTTGAAGGCCGACGACGCGAAGCGGCTCAAGGATGTCGAGCGGGAGAACTCCACGCTCAAGCGGCTGCTGGCCGATGCAGAGTTGGAGGAGGCGGCGTTGAAGGAGATCGCCA AAGGGAAACTTCTGAGCCCGGAGCGACGCCGGGCTGCCGTGCACCACCTGATGAAGGTCCTGAACGTGTCCGAGCGGTTCGCCTGCCGCGTCGTCGGTCATCACCGCGCGACGCAGCGACGCGACCCGGCGAGCACCACACCGGGTGACCCGGACGCAGCGCTGCGGGCTTGGCTGCGTGAGTGGGCCAAGGACCATCCGCGGCGCGGGTTCCGCAACGCCTGTGCCGACGCTCGCGGTGAGGGCTGGAACGTCAACCACAAGAAGATCCAGCGACTCTGGCGCGATGAAGGGCTGCGGGTGCCGCAACGTCGACGACGCAAGCGATTGGGCACCAGCACGGCTGCGGACCGACCCACTGCCGATGCCCCGAACCGGGTGTGGGCGGTGGACTTCCAGTTCGATGCCACCACCGATGGCCGGCCGATCAAGCTGGTGTCGATCATCGACGAGCACACCCGCGAATGCCTCGGCGGACTCGTACAACGCTCGATCACCGGCGACCGGCCCATCGACGAACTCGACCGCCTCGCCACCGCCCGCGGCTACCCGACGGTGCTGCGCTGCGACAACGGCCCCGAGCTGGCCTGCGACGCGATGGCCGACTGGGCCGGCGAACGTGTCGGGCTGTCCTTCATCCCGCCCGGCGAGCCCTGGCGTAACGGTTACGTCGAATCATTCAACTCCCGGGTCCGAGACGAGTGCCTCAACATCAACAGCTTCTGGTCACTGGCCCAAGCCCGGGTCGTGATCACCGACTGGAAGGACGACTACAACCATCGCCGACGACACAGCTCGCTCGGCTACCAAGCGCCAGCGGTCTACGCTGCCGCTTGCACCGACCGATGA
- the dpdD gene encoding protein DpdD produces the protein MTRTSDEFISKFFGPPNSIWPNTDPNDQIVNTIGLFLAALSRRGECPLILPRRDLAALPAILYVVCWDSAHAGRVRPLLEAAVAHSWCSFDGRVTPLALSDPVERAILDLVGPATTFKLRPTQESAGPTFRALQRLVSSLAETSLRTPTAARPVGRMLREFDLALASGAVQTSLTLLKEIEGFGGISHENVAFLQIRRLAQLGHDQDLLTHGSLPTLVYTDPPRLVREAVLGAWARARVIPVLGADGLDAAIALIRDSDPDIAMLADSTLFGTKDAGVATVCALVALLRQDIAMAVAFKENSGVAPDVLALARALAAASSVVDAPQIFLPVVSNETRPAAPANEVIDQATAEDSVDESEDDLVGTLQESVDQAPHMDQVPQPVAQDSWLAWVEHLGTSGQVNIDAGTADQWAPASSIDDQLAAAVDGLSELAVDDLLAGVTWFLETDDPENPASATAMALIRRYLLSERFAPSDLGALCSLIQIFLRGGPGRDTYRELLDDLRSYAPQWVAVTTATRVLDIADAFVCGPAVDAAGRSGFVTTLLAPLNAQKRRLPVSLRNLAGLICHDVELDLDWTVQEVEPDADAAAEHVSSLDPQILLYSLDIGTLARVQSAIKTQWPGARVALSAVKVGNQSLKGQSRGADIIVIATRRAAHAATGFISDNARADARIVYPDGSGSGSMLRVVESAIAEWAT, from the coding sequence GTGACCCGTACATCCGATGAGTTCATTTCCAAATTCTTTGGTCCCCCCAACAGCATCTGGCCCAACACGGACCCGAACGATCAGATCGTCAACACAATCGGCTTGTTCCTGGCCGCACTCTCAAGGCGCGGCGAGTGTCCCCTGATCCTGCCGCGTCGCGATCTCGCGGCGCTTCCCGCCATCCTCTACGTAGTCTGCTGGGACAGTGCTCATGCCGGGCGGGTGCGTCCGCTCCTCGAAGCAGCTGTTGCCCATAGTTGGTGTTCCTTCGACGGCCGAGTGACGCCCCTCGCCCTGTCCGACCCTGTGGAACGGGCGATTCTGGATCTTGTGGGTCCGGCCACCACGTTCAAACTGCGCCCGACTCAGGAATCGGCCGGACCGACCTTTCGCGCGCTGCAGCGTTTGGTCAGCTCGCTCGCCGAGACATCGTTGCGGACGCCGACCGCAGCCCGTCCGGTTGGTCGAATGCTGCGTGAGTTCGATCTAGCGCTTGCGTCCGGTGCTGTTCAGACGTCGCTGACTTTGCTGAAGGAGATCGAAGGATTCGGCGGCATCTCGCACGAGAATGTTGCCTTCCTCCAGATTCGCCGCCTTGCGCAACTCGGCCATGACCAGGACCTGCTGACGCACGGATCGTTGCCAACTTTGGTCTACACAGACCCCCCGCGACTCGTTAGGGAGGCCGTCCTCGGCGCCTGGGCGCGAGCCCGAGTGATCCCGGTGCTGGGTGCCGACGGACTCGACGCGGCCATCGCGTTGATCCGAGATTCTGACCCAGACATCGCCATGCTGGCGGACTCCACGTTGTTCGGCACCAAGGACGCTGGTGTCGCCACCGTCTGTGCGCTGGTCGCGCTGCTTCGGCAGGACATCGCCATGGCAGTTGCATTCAAGGAGAACTCGGGCGTGGCTCCCGACGTTCTCGCGCTGGCGCGCGCTCTGGCTGCAGCGTCGAGTGTGGTCGACGCACCGCAGATATTCCTGCCGGTGGTCTCGAATGAGACGCGTCCAGCGGCACCTGCGAACGAGGTGATCGACCAAGCGACGGCCGAAGATTCCGTAGATGAGTCCGAGGACGATTTGGTCGGAACCCTGCAGGAGTCGGTCGACCAGGCGCCGCACATGGACCAGGTTCCCCAACCTGTCGCTCAGGACTCGTGGCTGGCTTGGGTGGAGCATCTGGGAACTTCGGGCCAGGTCAATATCGACGCGGGGACGGCCGACCAATGGGCGCCAGCGTCGTCGATTGATGACCAACTAGCCGCCGCCGTCGACGGACTCTCCGAATTGGCCGTTGATGATCTCCTCGCCGGAGTCACCTGGTTCCTGGAAACAGATGATCCAGAAAACCCGGCTTCGGCAACGGCGATGGCCCTCATCCGTCGTTACCTGCTTTCTGAGCGGTTTGCCCCGAGTGACCTGGGCGCCCTTTGTTCACTGATCCAGATCTTCCTGCGCGGCGGACCGGGGCGAGACACTTATCGCGAACTGCTGGACGACCTCCGCAGTTACGCTCCGCAATGGGTGGCCGTCACCACGGCGACGAGGGTTCTGGACATCGCGGACGCCTTCGTTTGTGGACCGGCTGTCGACGCCGCTGGCCGCAGCGGCTTCGTGACCACCTTGCTTGCACCCCTTAACGCGCAGAAGCGGCGACTGCCCGTCTCGCTCCGCAACCTCGCGGGGCTTATCTGCCACGACGTTGAGCTGGACTTAGACTGGACCGTCCAGGAGGTCGAACCAGACGCTGATGCTGCAGCCGAACACGTTTCGAGCCTGGATCCACAGATCCTCCTGTACAGCCTCGACATTGGGACGCTGGCCCGGGTCCAATCGGCCATCAAGACCCAATGGCCGGGGGCGCGTGTCGCTTTGTCCGCGGTCAAGGTGGGCAATCAGTCGCTGAAGGGGCAGAGCCGCGGGGCGGACATCATCGTCATCGCCACTCGGCGCGCCGCTCATGCAGCAACGGGTTTCATCTCCGACAACGCCAGGGCTGATGCAAGGATCGTCTATCCAGACGGCTCCGGTTCAGGATCAATGCTCCGGGTAGTCGAGTCTGCGATTGCCGAGTGGGCGACCTAA
- the dpdK gene encoding phospholipase D-like domain-containing protein DpdK: MRTRPRNGLAIGDVLTAALLSEFCSPSRELWLVSGWVTDLPVVDNAYRQFDAVLGADARTTLTLTEVLAALSRRETHIHVALREEQHNRRFVERVESVCDPGLLSIYSSPDLHEKFLVGWTWLMKGSMNFTWNGVQVNEESIDFQVDPGEAARQRLELRTRWIGDA; this comes from the coding sequence GTGCGCACCCGACCGCGTAACGGACTCGCCATTGGTGACGTGCTTACGGCGGCGCTACTTTCTGAGTTCTGCTCGCCGAGCCGGGAACTCTGGTTGGTCAGCGGTTGGGTCACGGATCTTCCGGTGGTCGATAACGCCTATAGACAGTTCGACGCCGTCCTTGGCGCTGACGCGCGCACCACCCTGACGTTGACGGAGGTGCTCGCCGCGCTGAGCCGTCGCGAAACGCACATCCACGTCGCCCTACGCGAGGAACAGCACAACCGACGCTTCGTCGAACGCGTCGAGAGCGTCTGCGACCCCGGTTTGCTTTCGATCTACTCGAGTCCGGACCTACACGAGAAGTTTCTGGTGGGCTGGACCTGGCTGATGAAGGGCTCGATGAACTTCACCTGGAACGGTGTCCAGGTCAATGAGGAGAGCATCGACTTCCAAGTCGATCCCGGGGAGGCTGCAAGACAGCGCCTCGAGTTGCGGACCCGATGGATCGGCGACGCATAG